CCACTGATTTGATAACAATCCCAATGACCCCGGTGAATAAGTTCAAGTAGTTTGATGAAATCTGTTACATACAGTCATTGTTCTCAACTGCCTCTTTGTTTTTATGAACACCTCCTCGGGTACTGTTTAATCAGAAGCTGCTGTATTTAGCAGCCATTTATCAACCCAATGCTCTCTCCTACTGTTCACTGCCACACACATTTCCTTTTTATCACAGTAAAATGTCGTGAACTGAGCTTAGATTTCTCTTTACTCAGTCATCCAAAGGCTAACTAGCTAATTAGATCTCAGGCTACCTGCTGTgtttgccctcaggaaggcagCAGCTTACAGTTTTACCGGGGAGTGAGTGCAGATTTTTGGGcaatgaatgtgtgtttgacagTGTGTAAGTCTATGTCAACGTGTACATGAAGGCCTTCCTGCATGGATACATGGATAGCACTGCTAACTACAACGGATATACATATAGTTGAATTAACACTTCTCTGAAAGctttaacaaaaactaaacCTGATTATCTGGCAGATATGTTGTAGTGGATAACATTATATTGTataggtgtacctaataaagtggccagGGAACTTAATATAATAGTCAAATGActgaattgctttttttttaaccggtGGACCTGGTAAATGATACTCACTGAAATGAAGAAAACTATAAGTGCACCATTCTATATAGCTTCCGCCAAACTCTTATACCtttttgtatgcatttatgAGCAACATCAAATAATTGTGTACAGTGTGGTTTAGCATATATGCAAAACATAGCTAcacttatgttttatttatttctacatTCATTTATGTTTTGCCACATCATCTACTGTATTGTACATCTGACTGGTGTACtgtaaaacacataaaaactaaattataacaaGAAAGAATGTTAATGCTTGTTTGTAAATTGAGGTTGAATTGGATGTTGTTCAGTCAGTTTATTTGTCATAATGATGTAACAATTACCCATTCCAGAATGAAAACTCCGGTCGTCTAGAATTTAGAACTCCATCATGATGCGTGAGtgttcattctctctctcttcactgaACAAGCCTGTTTAAACTCATAAGATAACACcaaaactgagaaaaaactCTCATATTTAGGAAGTCAAGATGAGCGACTTAGGCAAATCTTCACACAAGTCAAACTTGGTGTTTAATGATCTCCGTCTGGAGGGAGAATTTTGTGATGCAGTCATCAAAGTCGAGGACGTCGAATTTCAAATCCACAGGGTCGTCCTCTGTAAATGCAGCCCGTACTTCCTGTAAGTTAGTTATCTGATATCACAGGGAAACTGATGCATTTACATCGTTCAATTGAGCCAGTTGACAATAGTAAATAATGAGAGAGTATAAGAGACCGACCAATCACAATACGTAATGAGTTAAATTGTTTCATGGAGCATTTTTGATTAAACAACATTGACACATAGAAGACAGTTTATTAAACAGCTTATAGACACCTaaatcaaaatgcaaaacatattttaaaggatATTCAAATTTCAAGTTACAGTTATGGTACAGGGTTTCTGTCACATAGACAGTATAGTTTCAGATATCCACTCAAATTGATGTTTACGACTAAATATCCACTTCCATGATTTGTCATTTATCATTCAAAGCTCAATGCAATGCTTTACTTCATTCGAGATGTCAGACAAGACCCTGAATGTACCCATACTAATATATTGTGTGTGCTATTTAATGCATTGGGTTAATCAGTGTTGTGGTTTAAAGATATGTGTACACAGTGAAAGACCCTTTGTATCAATCATATTTCACTGTAGctgctgttttgaaaagtgctacAATACGTTTTTAGTATTGTTCTCAGTGTGAATATGAGAAGAAAAAGCTGAAttcgtttttttcccccaatcctctgctgtgtgtttgtcctgACCCAGAGCTCTCTTTAGACGCTGGTCAACCCCAGACAAAAAGGTCTTTGACATACCCGGCCTATCTCCTGACATGATGCAGCTCATCATTGAGTTTGCATACACAGGCTCTGTTTCTGTGACAGAGGACAATGCACAGGAGCTGCTGCTTGCAGCCGATCAGCTCAATGTAATGGACATTGTGCAAACTGGCTGTGACTTCCTGGGGGAGCAGCTTTGCCCAAAGAACTGCATCGGCATCTTTCAGTTCACCAACATTTGCTCATCCTCCAAACTGCAGCATAAGGCCTACCGCTGTATCATTGATCACTTTGAGGAGGTTGTTTTCTCTGAAGAGTTCCTGCAGCTCTCTGTGCAGGAACTCACTGACATCCTTGAAAGAGACGACCTCAAtgtgaaaaaagagagtgttGTTTATGAGTCCATCCTTCGCTGGATCACCCATGTGCCTGAGAAACGAAAAGGACACATCACTGTACTCTTGTCTAAGGTACTGTACAGTAACTTTCTGTCACTACATTTGGTTTAGATTTACATCTTCAGCATTTGGCTGATGGTGTTATCCTGACTGCAACAATAATCAACATTGTAAGGCCacctgtgcaatattattggtTGGGGACTTCACACCCAGTGCCCACAGGCTGATGCCCAGAAACATCCTGAACACtaataaagagaaaatacaggCAGAGGGCATCGGCTCTGCAGATATAGACACTGTCACACACTTTTAGTGGGTCAAGTGATAATTGAGAGGGATTGTTCTTGTAgtctataaatatatttaaagtaaaatcCTACTTATTCTGCCTACTCAAGACTTTGGGAATGATAAAAGGGTACATTTCAGTCACAGTTGaaaaaatttataaaatggCAACAGAGGTCTTGACAATGGACTCAAGTAGAACTTTTTCTGTGTAGGTCCGGCTGGCTTTGATGAGTATGGACTTCATAAGGATTAACGTTATGTCCAATGAGCTGGTCAATAGCAAAACTGAGTGCCAGCTCATGGTCAAAGAAGCCATTGAGACCATTTGTCGCAACACAACATCCTCTGTGTCCGGGCTCTGCAACCCTCTCTCTCGTCCTCGTCTGCCTAATGCCATCCTGTTGGCCGTTGGAGGCTGGAGTGGCGGTGATCCGACTAACGGCATTGAAGCATACGATATCCGTGCAGACTACTGGATCAATGTGACAAATGATCATGAGCGCCCTCGTGCCTATCACGGTACTGCTTTCCTTAACGGGAATGTCTACTGTGTTGGTGGCTTTGACAGGGTGGAGCATTTTAACAGTGTGCGCAGATTTGACCTGAGCACACACTTCTGGCATGAGGTGGCCTCTATGTACTACCGCCGCTGCTATGTGAGCGTCACTGTGCTGAACGGGTGCATTTATGCCATGGGAGGTTATGATGGGCAAACACGACTTAACACTGCAGAGCGCTACAAGCCCGAGACCAACCAATGGAGTCTTATTGCACCCATGACAGAGCACAGGAGCGATGCCAGCAGCACAACACTCTACAACAAGGTGGGAATATTTCAGAGAGTAACAGAGATTATGCTAGTGACTGGAACATTGCTGATTTGATTTTTACCTGTTTGAAACTGGAGAGAGAACCAAACTGTAAGATAAAAGTTGAGTTTCACAATTAGTTTTTGCccttttgcatttgtgttgatGTAAATGGACTATTTGTCCAGAGAGTAGTCTCAGACTCAAGGTCCTCAGCAACCTATATCTGATATTTAAGATGTTGTGTGCGTTGAAGtgttgatgttgatgtgtgtgagagtggtTAACCCTACTCTCTACTCCTAACCCTACTATGGTACATTTGTGTGAGGATGGTGTGGAAACATGTCAAACATTTATGGATGAACTATGTATGACATGTATGGCACTGGTTGTCAATTACCTCTAACATATCTTTCATTTCTGTACTGCAATTTCTTATTATTACTCATCAGCCACATCTAATTGGCAATAAGGTaacttttaaaaactaatttatcggtccaatttatttttcagttagAAGATTAGATTCTTTAATAGATGCTGAGTCTCAGCTGCAATTCATTAATTATCTTTCTACAGTGTAGACATCTTTCTGTATTATTTATTACCAGTTGAAGCTAAGGAAGGTGTTAAGTTACTTCTGTTAATGGCCCTCCTGTTCTCCCTAGGTTTACATCTGTGGCGGTTTCAATGGGAACGAGTGCCTGCAAACGGCTGAATGTTACAGCCCAGAGACCAACCAGTGGACAATAATTGGCCCAATGAACTGCCGGCGCAGTGGAATTGGTGTCATTGCATACACAGATCATGTCTATGCAGTAAGTGCATGAAACACTGCTGATGCTCACATAACtaaagtgtgaagatatttggtcacctgttgttgttttttactcaGAGAAACTTTGAGGGCAGGTGTTCTTTGTTGCAAGGGTGTTGGTGTTGAGAAACTTGTTCAATCTCCATTTCAactttgttttacttttctttccaAAGGTTGGTGGCTTTGATGGCAACACCCGTCTACGCAGTGCTGAGTCCTACAACCCCCAGACCAACACCTGGCAAGAAGTGTCCTCCATGTTGACCCCCCGCAGCAACTTTGGCATTGAAGTGCTCGAAGATCAGCTCTTTGCTGTCGGGGGCTTCAATGGCTACACCACCTCCTATAACGTTGAGTCCTATGACGCAACCACTGATGAGTGGTCTGAGGCCTGTGACATGGAGATTTTCCGCAGTGCCCTGAGTTGCTGTGTTGTGTACGGACTCCCCAACATGGCCGATTACGCTGTCCCTCGTGACGCCCTGCTGCGTTTACATGCGGATGATGAGACTGTGGAGTCTGTGGAGTCAGGAGAGTCCGTCTGACAGAGCACTGCCCTGTGCCACCATCCATCCTggcaacattttaacataaagtAATGGAATAAATTTCCATATGCATCCAACTGCTGTTACTCCAGTGTTTCCTTTAACTTACTGGTTTGTGTGAGCTTGAAAGTTGTATGCTATGTGAGGAGAGTGCTGTGTCTAACCTGCAGACACAGGGGTGGCAACAATAACCCCTTAGTATGATAAAATGTCCCGCACCCTCCCTGCGCCCAATTCTCCCCAATAAAACCAAGGATAGGCGTTTTCACCTCATTTTATTAGTCTTTTGTAGCACCCATCGGGTGTACAGCATTCACAGTGTTATTTCTTATCCTCTTAAAAGGAGCAGTGACCTCCCTAGGAAAGTGCTAAGGTGCCAGTTTGACCTCCTCCCGGACAACCCCGGCTCAAACACTGAGACACATAATAGTGCATCACTGactgacacagagagagaaaaatggggAACTAAGTGGGGAACTAAAAGAAATATGGAATGTAGAAAAGGAGAATAGAGTGatgcagaaagaaagagggagaataTAAGTTGGTAATGTTACATGACTTTCAGGCTAATGTCAAGGACTGGATGTTCCACAATCTCCTCCAACTAAATTTGGACAAAACTGGGATTATTCAGGGGGAAGAAAAGCTTGAATGACTTCAGTCTGTCCTTCTCTATTTTGCCGCATGCcgcatgtctctctctccctctcttaaTCGCTCACTTCCTCCCTTTCGCTCTCTACTGTCTCTTTTATGTCTTTCTCTTTAGCTCACAGACAAAGCATTGGTTGCTTGTTTTTTGGGCAGAGTCACCTTGAGTGtggtgtctttttgtttttttgggacaGTATAGTATAAATGTGTACATACTGGACATGCCTTGATATGTATTTGTTGTTATATCAGCGGAGGGGAAAAACCATTTCCCTCTTCAGTCACTTAAAGCATGACTGGACTCTTtatttgaggtgtgtgtgtgtgtgtgtgtgtttgtgggggtgtTCGTCAGAAAGTGTAACATTTCTCAGTTTATCTTTGAAAGTAATGGCTTTTTGACTTTCACACTTTGTcatagaaactttttttttcaatatcaatttacttttttggtgtaacatttgtacatttgtacaAGTGTTACTTGGCTATGAGTAGGGAGATTACCAGAGCAACTTTTAGataaaactgttttttgaaTATGATGGTGCAAAAATGTAATCTTTGTGACGCATTGCAGTCTACAGTAGACCTACATGTCTGAAAGGGGctcatgtgtgcatgtgtgtcctgAGAAGATGAAAGGTCTTATACAAATGCAGGCTGAGACTCCCAACTGTTACACCGCCCACACACATTGGGGAGGAGCCCTGACATGCACAAAGCActgaggttttaaaaaaattattagcTAAAGTTGCTTGGCTGATGGTCGATGTTCTAAAAGCCCTGTGCAATACAACTTTAATAGCACTGGCAAcagggtacacacacacacacacacacagacacacacacacacacacacacacacacacactctgatttctctgtctcctccacGTTCTGTCTCTGCTTTTCCTTTGTCTATTTATCTGCTCCATAGCCGAGGGCTAATACTAAAATACGGCTTCTCACTCATAAAAGCagtgaaaaacacacaacctgttatttttctgtgtgaGCAACTGTCAGCAAACTGACAAACGACACAGGATTAGTGCTTCACCGACACAGTTGGATCATGACATCAACAGTGTGTGGAttgatgtttgtgtatttgagtagatgtatatatatttcattgtgtgtgtgtatcctatgtattttgtaatttgtataTCAAGctgaacatactgtattatGATGTGTgccatgtatgtgtgtgaggtagtgagagagagagagagagtgtgtctgtgtgtctgtgtgtgtgtgtgtgtgtgtgtgtgtgtgtgtgtgtgtgtgtgtgtgtgtgtgtgtgtgcgtgtgtgtgcagcgCCTCAGGGCTTTGTTTTGTACTGGTGCAATAAAAGACACattagagaaagagagcgattacagaaaaaaacattatcacCCATAAAtggtgggttttttttctcacagaaaaaaaaagtatgtgtgggtgtgagagCCAACATGATGCATCTGCCTGGAAATCctgaaaatacaatttacagaaacatacattttaaaggaTTTTGACATACAGTTTGTTGTAAGATATGAAGCAAAACCAAACATTTTCGAATGTGCCGGTCAATGTTCTGCGACAGCTGTGACACACTGTCACATcggacaaagaaaaaaaaaaaacatcagaggaAGTCTGTAAAGACTGATGAGGATGGTGACTTAAAGATAAGGAAGGGGCAAGGGAGAAAACAAGgatttgtggtgtgtgtatcaAGGTAGAGGGTGGAATCAATTTCATGCTTAACACCTGTTTCACCcttacagtttgtgtgtgtgtgcatgtgagtttTTAAGAGAGGATAGACAGACAATACTCTGCCAATTGGAAAGGATTCAATTCTTAACCATCGTCtaccttcctctctttctctctctctttcttacacacactaacacacactaacacaacaAGATAGCTCTTACACTGTCTCTTGACCTCTGCATGACCTTTGTCGGTTTCCTCTTACCTGTTTGTCAGTCATATGACATCACACTGCTCTGCTTTAGCTCCCAGTTAACATCCTGCTCACCATCCAAATGTTGTACTCGAGAATTTTTTCCCTCCCAAGTGCACTGTGAAATATTACAGTCCAAGCTGATGATTATTGAGGAGTTTGCCAATAAAGTCAGACTGAGGATGAACATCACAGACCAAGAACAGTGAAGAAGAATTCTGGTTTTCAttacaatttcagtttttttttttttNNNNNNNNNNTTTATGTTTCTGAACATCATGTCACTttacaacatttaaaagaagtcaGACagggcaacaacaaaaaaacggaGCAGTCACTCATTcagacatatttaaataaacctaCAGGTTATAAAATGGTCAGATGGTTGAAACCATCATTGTGTTAAAATGGATGTGTTAGGAAAACGGGATACTGGCTACCCAgtcattacagtaaaaatagctgttttcctgtttgttgtccagcccaCTGCTTACCCTTACCcttagggccctattttaacaatctaagtgCACGGCGTGGAGCGCCTGGCACAGGTGTATttgggcgtgtccaaatccacttttactAGTTTGACGGTCCATGTGCCGGcggcatggttcaaaagggttgtatttagtgtcttcattaattcataggtgtgttttgggtgtaacatgcaataaaccaatcagtgtgtcatctcccatttcctttaaaagccaggtttgtttgtaccttggtgcattgctattatgaaaGCAGATTTGCACCGtcctatttctatttttaatcttttgcacgTGTGTGTATGACAAGCATAGCGTGTgtgctgtgcacgagcctaggcgcattttactaatgtgctgtcAGAAAACCATAAAATGTTGTGCTATTGACCTGGTTTTTCTTGGTCAATGGTgtgatcactttctgctgccgcaagaCAGCAACACGCCAAGAATTCagctgaacacacctccctgtaagattTAGGAGAGAAGACTGCTTTGAATCATCGAACTGGAGAAAGATCGAAGCCTTATCACTTTTAATGGTGTTTACTgagatatttaatttaattaaaaaaaggatgggcacaggtgcatttgctcggatgggaaattaacaactgcgtcggtcaTTGTGCCGTGCTGCGCTGGGTGCAAGTCTGAAACGCTCCAACCATGTCTGATTGTCATGTCTGATTGTCTTTTGAGAAAAATATGGCGCACCTTTGCAAAGTTTTGCAAAAAGTTCTCAACTTATGGGGGGAGGGACTCAGATGGGGGgtggcatatatatatatatatatatatatatagagctTGCATGTGACATGGGAAGGTGAGTCAAATCTAAATGGCGGGTTAAATCCCACGTCTTCTGAGCCCACAAAAAACTAACTGGGTTGTCTTTTTTCACAGTTTGAGAATTGGTAGGCACAGACACTGTATGTACAcagtcatggaaaaaaaaaagtttttatgaCATGTCTCCTTTAAGTCTTATACATAATAAACCTCCATGATTCAAAAATTGTTGATAAAAAGATTATCTATTGCATGTCTGTTTAAAATTAAGAATCCCCCTTTGTAGCTCTTCCTGaactttgtcacttttccccCATTTTTCTCATTCAAAGGGTGTCAAGTTATACACAAACTTTATTATGTAATATGTCTGTGTTGTGCTGCTGACACTGTTAGCTGAGCTTTTCATCCCACGCTGTACTGAAAACAAATCCCAATAACTCTTGTCATGTGGCCATTGAAGTGGATTGAACTGAACTGTAAAGCTCCGTAAGACTGTGATTATGGGCTATATAAACAAAACCAACTTCACTTTAACTTGACTTACCTTGCTCGTGGACTTTGTCATAGCAATGTCGCCATGTTCCCAGATCTTAGCAATCATAACTGACAGAAATGACGTCCCAATCTACAAAAAATAGACccaaattaaaataacaatgtaatTATTTCATAATACATTAATTTAATGCAGCTTTGGAGAAAAATGATATTATAATGCTGCACTCATTGTGGTGTTAGTATTAGATGCACACTCTGTGCCTGATAGGAAAGGTGGCTGCAGGATTTCCTCATCCTCCAAGCATCAGCAGACTTGCACCCAGGGAAAGACTCCCTTATTCAGGCCGTCTGTGCAACAGCCTCCTCTGACAACCCGTGAGGTCAAACCACTGTCACTCACagtgatagagagagaaagagagagagagagagagagagagagagagagagagagagagagagagagcaaagtgAATATACAGGGGAGAGATaaatagagaaagagagtgaaaaGAAAGGGCACATACAGAAGGGAAGTGGTAGGAGAAGAGATGAGAATCCAAATGAATCTTCTTTACCCAACGGACAGACTGTcaagttctgtgtgtgtgtttgtgtgtgtgcgtgtgtgtgtgtgtgtgtgtgtgtctgtctcttacCTACTAATTGAAATGCGATGAAGTGTGAAACACCCCTTTAAAAGACCTATCACCGCTTCTAAAGCTAAaggtgtgttggggggggttacacgtgcatgtgtgtgtgtgcaatgcaGATCAACTCCTTTTGAGCATAGATACAataaagtggtgtgtgtgtgtgtgtgtgtgtgtgtgtgtgtgtatgtgtgtgtgtgagagagagagttaaaTGCAGATATGTGAATGTCATGCTCAAGTAGGGATATACCTGTTTGCATGCAACAGGTAAGTAGCAATTAAATTCATTCATgaaacaagtgtgtgtttgtgtgagtgaaaCAAAATATGTATTACAGGTGCACATAACAATAAACCGTGAAAGCTTGGTACTCTTGTGGATGTGTGTGggtggcatgtgtgtgtggtaggtgtgtagatgtgtgtgtgtgtgtgtgtgtgtgtgtgtgtgtgtgtgtgtgtgtgtataatttcATTTTGCTGTCTCAGCTTCTTGTTAAGAAGCCATTTAGAGCTCAGGTTCAGTTTCGTCAGGGCCTCCTGACACTTTTTTCCTTCTCACTGCCTCTCTGACTACCAGCATCttttctccatctctgtctcattatctctgtctcttcctctttctgtcttctCTCCAGTCACCCtctattctctctttctctcctctctgtatTTGGTTACTGTAATACACATTCTTTTACCATGCTTTattggaaatgtgcttttctggctttgtgtgtatgcatgcaccATTTACCTATTCTGTGGCAGTAAATTCCTTTCTGATTCGGATGGATAAAATGTTTAAGTTggaaaatggacaaaaaactGATTTCATGTGTTTCTGGCTGACACAtgcaggaaaaataaataaagcagaaa
Above is a window of Etheostoma spectabile isolate EspeVRDwgs_2016 chromosome 14, UIUC_Espe_1.0, whole genome shotgun sequence DNA encoding:
- the LOC116701655 gene encoding kelch-like protein 10, which encodes MSDLGKSSHKSNLVFNDLRLEGEFCDAVIKVEDVEFQIHRVVLCKCSPYFLALFRRWSTPDKKVFDIPGLSPDMMQLIIEFAYTGSVSVTEDNAQELLLAADQLNVMDIVQTGCDFLGEQLCPKNCIGIFQFTNICSSSKLQHKAYRCIIDHFEEVVFSEEFLQLSVQELTDILERDDLNVKKESVVYESILRWITHVPEKRKGHITVLLSKVRLALMSMDFIRINVMSNELVNSKTECQLMVKEAIETICRNTTSSVSGLCNPLSRPRLPNAILLAVGGWSGGDPTNGIEAYDIRADYWINVTNDHERPRAYHGTAFLNGNVYCVGGFDRVEHFNSVRRFDLSTHFWHEVASMYYRRCYVSVTVLNGCIYAMGGYDGQTRLNTAERYKPETNQWSLIAPMTEHRSDASSTTLYNKVYICGGFNGNECLQTAECYSPETNQWTIIGPMNCRRSGIGVIAYTDHVYAVGGFDGNTRLRSAESYNPQTNTWQEVSSMLTPRSNFGIEVLEDQLFAVGGFNGYTTSYNVESYDATTDEWSEACDMEIFRSALSCCVVYGLPNMADYAVPRDALLRLHADDETVESVESGESV